A part of Fimbriiglobus ruber genomic DNA contains:
- a CDS encoding valine--tRNA ligase encodes MATELPKAYEPQDAQKKWLAFWDERGYFHSEPDPAKKPFTIVIPPPNVTGALHMGHALNNTLQDVLTRWRRMQGYNALWMPGTDHAGIATQAVVERLVMNTEKKTRHDLGRDELVKRIWEWKDKYEARILGQLREMGASCDWKRTRFTLDPVCARAVRETFFRMFRDGYIYRGKRLVNWDTQLQTSVADDETYTEDTKGGFWTFKYPVKGMPDTFIRFSTTRPETMLGDTAVCVHPSDERYKHLIGKLVTIPLVGRDIPIIADGLLADPELGTGCVKVTPAHDPNDYACWQRNPQIGMINILNPDGTINQNGGKFAGLDRYKAREAVVEEMEQLGFFEGKEDRVIPLKYSDRSKSPIEPLLSDQWFVKMADRDDGKPGLAQIAIDAVTSGKVKFFPERYANSYLDWLGEKRDWCVSRQLWWGHRIPVWTKQSDKPFPAMAADPSFLSVTDSTAEVGSRTVNVRMICIAPGHEAVEKQLEADGFTQDEDVLDTWFSSALWPHSTLGWPEPTPELKYYYPTSTLVTSRDIISLWVARMVLTGMYNLGDVPFQDVYIHPQLQDAFGERMNKTTGNGIDPLDIIERYGTDALRYQMMSIAGDTQDSRMPVSNVCPFCDTLVPIKPEHLRGRTKKLTCPACKKSFRPGGPWVGDDPELPTAKQASERFEMGRNFANKLWNATRFLLMNLEGYTPAPVSLAEMPTEDRWIVSRLATTTRAITDALEAYRFSEVSRLIYEFTWSEFCDWYIEMSKGRLKDAAARPLAQRVLVGVLDGILRLVQPVMPFVAESLWHALNEAAPVRGLPTPTQAEESVVIARWPEYPEGLADANTEASIARMQDLVRGVREVRNRYQVDNKASIDVTVKCAEPVAAEFRSLAPFIAHLASVAAFDCGPAVVKPKQAGTIVRPEFEAYVSLVGLIDPAAESKRLEKQIADVRKQVAGMQGKLKNESYVKNAPPEVVQETREKVAELEKQLQVLEGNLAELK; translated from the coding sequence GCATCGCCACCCAGGCGGTGGTCGAGCGGCTGGTGATGAACACCGAGAAGAAGACCCGCCACGACCTCGGCCGGGACGAACTCGTCAAGCGCATCTGGGAGTGGAAGGACAAGTACGAGGCCCGCATCCTCGGCCAGCTCCGCGAGATGGGCGCCTCCTGCGACTGGAAGCGGACGCGGTTCACGCTCGACCCGGTCTGCGCGCGGGCCGTGCGCGAGACCTTCTTCCGCATGTTCCGCGACGGCTACATCTATCGCGGTAAGCGGCTCGTGAACTGGGACACCCAGCTCCAGACCTCCGTGGCCGACGACGAGACGTACACGGAAGACACCAAGGGCGGCTTCTGGACGTTCAAGTACCCCGTGAAGGGAATGCCGGACACGTTCATCCGGTTCAGCACGACGCGGCCGGAAACGATGCTCGGCGACACGGCCGTGTGCGTCCACCCGTCCGACGAGAGGTACAAGCACCTGATCGGCAAGCTGGTGACGATCCCGCTCGTGGGCCGGGACATCCCGATCATCGCCGACGGCCTCCTCGCCGACCCGGAACTCGGCACCGGCTGCGTGAAGGTGACGCCGGCGCACGACCCGAACGACTACGCCTGCTGGCAGCGCAACCCGCAGATCGGGATGATCAACATCCTGAACCCGGACGGCACGATCAACCAGAACGGCGGCAAGTTCGCGGGCCTCGACCGTTACAAGGCCCGTGAAGCGGTCGTGGAAGAGATGGAGCAACTCGGCTTCTTCGAGGGCAAAGAAGACCGCGTGATCCCGCTGAAGTACAGCGACCGGAGCAAGTCGCCGATCGAGCCGCTGCTGTCCGACCAGTGGTTCGTGAAGATGGCCGACCGCGACGACGGCAAGCCCGGCCTAGCCCAAATCGCGATCGACGCGGTGACGTCTGGCAAGGTGAAGTTCTTCCCAGAGCGGTACGCCAACAGCTATCTCGACTGGCTCGGCGAGAAGCGCGACTGGTGCGTGAGCCGCCAGCTGTGGTGGGGGCACCGCATCCCGGTGTGGACGAAGCAGTCCGACAAGCCGTTCCCGGCGATGGCGGCCGATCCTTCGTTCCTCTCGGTGACGGATTCGACCGCCGAGGTGGGCAGCCGCACGGTCAACGTGCGGATGATCTGCATTGCGCCCGGCCACGAGGCTGTTGAAAAGCAACTGGAGGCCGACGGCTTCACGCAAGATGAGGACGTACTCGATACGTGGTTCTCGTCTGCCCTCTGGCCGCACTCGACGCTCGGCTGGCCGGAGCCGACGCCGGAGTTGAAATACTACTACCCGACCAGCACGCTCGTCACCAGCCGAGACATTATTAGCCTCTGGGTGGCGCGAATGGTGCTGACCGGGATGTACAACTTAGGCGACGTGCCGTTCCAGGACGTGTACATCCACCCACAGTTGCAGGATGCGTTCGGCGAGCGGATGAACAAGACGACCGGGAACGGGATTGATCCGCTCGACATCATTGAACGGTACGGGACCGACGCGTTGCGTTATCAGATGATGTCGATCGCAGGCGACACGCAGGACAGCCGGATGCCGGTGTCGAACGTGTGCCCGTTCTGTGACACTCTCGTTCCGATCAAACCGGAACACCTGCGGGGGCGGACCAAAAAGTTGACATGCCCCGCCTGCAAGAAGTCCTTCCGACCCGGCGGTCCGTGGGTTGGCGACGATCCCGAATTGCCGACCGCGAAGCAGGCGTCCGAACGTTTCGAAATGGGCCGTAACTTCGCCAACAAGCTCTGGAACGCGACGCGGTTCCTGCTGATGAATCTGGAGGGCTACACCCCCGCCCCGGTCAGCCTCGCGGAGATGCCGACCGAGGACAGGTGGATCGTCAGCCGGCTGGCGACCACCACCCGGGCGATCACCGACGCGCTGGAGGCGTACCGCTTCTCCGAGGTGTCGCGGCTCATTTACGAGTTCACCTGGTCCGAGTTCTGCGACTGGTACATCGAGATGAGCAAGGGCCGCCTCAAGGACGCGGCCGCCCGCCCGCTCGCCCAGCGCGTGCTGGTCGGCGTACTCGACGGCATCCTGCGGCTCGTGCAACCGGTGATGCCGTTCGTGGCCGAATCGCTGTGGCACGCGCTGAATGAGGCGGCGCCCGTCCGCGGCCTGCCGACCCCGACCCAGGCAGAAGAGAGCGTCGTCATCGCCAGGTGGCCCGAATACCCCGAAGGACTGGCCGACGCGAACACCGAGGCCAGCATCGCCCGGATGCAAGACCTCGTCCGCGGCGTGCGCGAAGTTCGTAACCGGTATCAGGTCGACAACAAGGCCTCGATCGACGTGACCGTGAAGTGTGCGGAACCGGTGGCGGCCGAGTTCCGGTCGCTCGCGCCGTTCATCGCGCACCTGGCGAGCGTCGCCGCGTTCGACTGCGGCCCGGCGGTTGTGAAGCCGAAGCAGGCGGGGACGATCGTGCGGCCCGAGTTCGAGGCCTACGTGTCCCTCGTCGGGCTGATCGACCCGGCGGCCGAATCGAAGCGGCTCGAAAAACAGATCGCCGACGTGCGCAAGCAGGTCGCCGGGATGCAGGGCAAGCTCAAGAACGAGAGCTACGTCAAGAACGCGCCGCCCGAAGTGGTTCAGGAGACGCGCGAAAAAGTCGCGGAGTTGGAAAAGCAACTCCAGGTGCTGGAAGGGAACCTGGCGGAGTTGAAGTAG